A genomic stretch from Candidatus Hydrogenisulfobacillus filiaventi includes:
- a CDS encoding Sodium-dependent phosphate transporter, translating into MTGGLLLELLAGLALFSFGLTETADGVGRLAGGWLRTLVLRLGRTPWGAVALGTLTTVLAGSSSAITVMAVGFTSAGVLTLARTLDVMLGAAIGTTLTVQLVSFDWIRYAPLLLLAGMVLHFAERGRRQPGAARLVLGFGLLFYGMLEMIGAVHGLAGSAAFRRGLAAMAAAPAAAFLAGLAVTALIQNSATVIALAVTFSLHHLLPLDSGLLVVLGANVGSTAAVTYSAFLGGPAAARRAAMAYVFMKAGGAALAVLALPWFARLDLALSPAPGRVLADAHTLFNLLNALLFLPWTGRLAAAVNRLVPDRTQRPVAPLLDPRYLDDPREALERARREVERMARLIGQDILPPWLGYLHQPAEGTARALHQAEADVDLLHHAVAVFLIAMAHRRAGLAESERLEQIRLLYLANHLEHLADGLLKAAATRAKLAQRGFWSPDVDRGMGEIAEDIRRQYGRFLEALTTRDPGVAAALVQALPGILRKETEVRLYILTRLAEQEGVPAIGTVLELSDDLAVIGQRLATLGRVLLGIY; encoded by the coding sequence ATGACCGGTGGCCTGTTGCTGGAACTGCTGGCGGGCCTAGCTCTTTTCTCCTTCGGGCTCACCGAAACCGCAGACGGGGTGGGCCGCCTGGCCGGCGGCTGGCTGCGCACCCTGGTGCTGCGCCTGGGCCGCACGCCCTGGGGCGCAGTGGCCCTCGGCACCCTGACCACGGTGCTGGCGGGCTCCTCCAGCGCCATCACCGTCATGGCGGTGGGCTTCACCAGCGCCGGCGTGCTGACCCTGGCCCGCACCCTGGACGTAATGCTGGGCGCCGCCATCGGCACCACCCTCACCGTGCAGCTGGTCTCCTTCGACTGGATCCGCTATGCCCCCCTGCTGCTGCTGGCCGGGATGGTGCTCCACTTCGCCGAGCGGGGACGCCGGCAGCCGGGGGCGGCCCGCCTGGTGCTGGGCTTCGGCCTACTGTTCTACGGCATGCTGGAGATGATCGGCGCGGTGCACGGCCTCGCCGGGTCCGCCGCCTTCCGGCGCGGGCTAGCTGCCATGGCCGCCGCGCCGGCCGCCGCCTTCCTGGCCGGACTGGCGGTGACCGCCCTCATCCAGAACTCCGCCACCGTCATCGCGCTGGCGGTGACCTTCAGCCTCCACCATCTGCTGCCCCTCGACAGCGGCCTCCTGGTGGTGCTGGGCGCCAACGTGGGCTCCACCGCGGCCGTCACCTATTCCGCCTTTTTGGGCGGTCCCGCCGCCGCTCGCCGGGCGGCCATGGCTTACGTGTTCATGAAAGCGGGCGGGGCCGCCCTCGCCGTCCTGGCCCTGCCCTGGTTCGCACGCCTGGACCTGGCCCTCAGCCCCGCCCCCGGCCGCGTCCTGGCGGACGCCCATACCCTTTTCAACCTCCTCAACGCCCTGCTCTTTCTGCCCTGGACCGGGCGACTGGCGGCGGCGGTAAACCGGCTGGTCCCCGACCGCACACAACGCCCGGTGGCGCCTCTGCTGGATCCGCGCTACCTCGACGACCCCCGTGAAGCCCTGGAGCGGGCCCGCCGGGAGGTGGAGCGCATGGCCCGCCTCATAGGCCAGGACATCCTGCCCCCCTGGCTCGGCTACCTGCACCAGCCCGCGGAAGGCACCGCCCGTGCCCTCCACCAGGCGGAGGCGGATGTCGACCTCCTCCATCACGCTGTAGCCGTCTTCCTCATCGCCATGGCCCACCGGCGGGCCGGCCTGGCCGAAAGCGAGCGCCTGGAGCAGATCCGGCTGCTCTATCTGGCCAACCACCTGGAACACCTGGCCGACGGCCTGCTCAAGGCCGCCGCCACCCGGGCCAAGCTGGCCCAGCGCGGGTTCTGGTCCCCGGATGTGGACCGGGGCATGGGGGAGATCGCGGAGGACATCCGCCGGCAATACGGGCGCTTCCTGGAAGCGCTCACGACCCGCGACCCCGGGGTGGCCGCCGCCCTGGTCCAGGCCCTGCCCGGCATCCTGCGCAAGGAGACGGAAGTCCGCCTCTACATCCTCACCCGTTTGGCGGAACAGGAAGGGGTACCGGCCATCGGCACCGTGCTAGAGCTGTCCGACGACCTCGCCGTCATCGGTCAGCGCCTGGCCACCCTCGGCCGGGTCCTGCTCGGCATCTACTGA
- a CDS encoding putative MFS domain-containing protein (Evidence 3 : Putative function from multiple computational evidences) produces MRVPEPAVWRGTLAQQMVLASFWFSLNFQGSALMTIVLPEALLRRAGPAHTADLARLAALAAAVAVTGRPLAGWLSDRIRRRGGRRQHMVAAGALLDTGGLYLMAVTGGLRDLVGGFVLVAVGSNVAEAAYEVLLPEWVPGDQRGQAAGYMGAAVLLGTIGGLGTGALLPAAAVLRLMMLAVTAGAVTVWLGVRPGAAVPAAPAAAGRGGVPRDFALAFLVRFLVTFGQVLLMTFILYFVRDVLHLTRPASGTAGIAILALLGAVLASLGMGRWSDRSGRPLVVALSGLPMAAAVLGFALWPRLDAMLGFAVLYGLGYGAFLSTGWALALDTLPRAEHMGQDLGWWGTASNVPAVVAPLVGGWILGRFPRPATGYRVLFLLAAASFLTASGAALAVGRRREAGAEPRLPWGRALLARALAAAIWTYARLRYRIHLQGRLPAGPGPVLVVANHLHDLEGLVLPAWLGLARPWRLPLYLVASQRLFEPGFLGDRLGGTWGRLLAWVPLPQVLTALGVLPVENQLHRRPLRSVAYEVYQRHGDRPLGTVFLPRALDGLDPAAPLRVLWGDRARAARAEVTPAVLQSPYRAEVIASLRPRVEAQLAAITARFRQGGILFLTPEGRMSASGAIGRLRLLWDRLAPLARAVVGVAVTYDPWAPGPLTCYCRLIPIPAGADLQQRLAAARPVVPSQVWARVFRRHPQGVADRQQALKAALALVDRLPRRALAAPLLRDPQAALVRSWEQARRAGAVVARPGGGFGWRPVQDRRFPLAGDLVAYLDRMLAESEAAWAAEAAVQ; encoded by the coding sequence GTGCGGGTACCGGAACCCGCGGTGTGGCGGGGCACCCTGGCGCAGCAGATGGTGCTGGCTTCCTTCTGGTTCAGCCTCAACTTCCAGGGCTCGGCCCTGATGACGATTGTGCTGCCGGAGGCCCTGTTGCGACGGGCCGGTCCGGCTCATACCGCCGACCTGGCCCGCCTGGCGGCGCTGGCTGCGGCGGTGGCGGTGACCGGCCGGCCTTTGGCCGGCTGGCTGTCGGACCGCATCCGGCGCCGGGGCGGCCGGCGCCAGCACATGGTGGCGGCGGGCGCACTCCTGGATACCGGCGGGCTGTATCTGATGGCCGTCACCGGCGGCTTGCGGGACCTGGTAGGGGGCTTCGTGCTGGTGGCGGTGGGATCTAACGTGGCCGAGGCCGCCTATGAGGTGCTGCTGCCGGAATGGGTGCCGGGCGACCAGCGCGGCCAGGCCGCCGGCTATATGGGGGCGGCGGTGCTGCTCGGCACCATCGGGGGCCTGGGCACCGGGGCCCTGCTGCCTGCCGCCGCCGTGCTGCGGCTGATGATGCTGGCGGTGACAGCCGGGGCGGTCACCGTCTGGCTGGGGGTGCGGCCGGGGGCAGCCGTCCCGGCCGCCCCGGCTGCAGCGGGGCGGGGCGGGGTGCCGCGGGACTTTGCCCTCGCGTTTCTGGTCCGCTTCCTCGTCACCTTCGGCCAGGTATTGCTGATGACCTTCATCCTGTACTTTGTGCGGGATGTCCTTCACCTGACCCGGCCGGCCTCGGGAACCGCCGGCATCGCCATCCTGGCCCTGTTGGGGGCGGTGCTGGCCAGCCTGGGCATGGGCCGGTGGTCCGACCGCAGCGGCCGTCCCCTGGTGGTGGCCCTCTCAGGCCTGCCCATGGCGGCAGCGGTGCTCGGCTTCGCCCTCTGGCCGCGGCTGGACGCTATGCTGGGGTTTGCGGTCCTGTACGGCCTGGGGTACGGGGCCTTCCTGTCCACCGGCTGGGCGCTGGCGCTCGATACCCTGCCCCGGGCCGAGCACATGGGCCAGGACCTCGGGTGGTGGGGGACCGCCTCCAACGTGCCGGCGGTGGTGGCGCCGCTGGTGGGAGGCTGGATCCTGGGCCGTTTCCCGCGTCCCGCAACCGGATACCGGGTGCTCTTCCTGCTGGCGGCGGCCAGTTTCCTGACCGCGTCCGGCGCCGCCCTGGCAGTCGGCCGACGGCGGGAGGCCGGGGCGGAACCCCGCCTGCCCTGGGGACGGGCCCTGCTGGCGCGGGCGCTGGCTGCCGCCATCTGGACCTACGCCCGCCTGCGCTACCGCATCCATCTGCAGGGCCGCCTCCCGGCCGGTCCCGGTCCGGTGCTGGTGGTGGCCAATCACCTCCACGATCTGGAAGGTCTGGTCCTGCCGGCCTGGCTGGGCCTGGCCCGCCCCTGGCGCCTTCCCCTGTACCTGGTGGCTTCGCAGCGGCTCTTCGAGCCGGGGTTTTTGGGGGACCGTCTGGGGGGGACCTGGGGGCGGCTGCTGGCGTGGGTCCCCCTGCCCCAGGTGCTGACGGCCCTGGGCGTGCTGCCGGTAGAGAATCAGCTCCATCGCCGCCCGCTGCGGAGTGTGGCCTATGAGGTCTACCAGCGGCACGGCGACCGCCCTCTGGGAACGGTCTTTCTGCCCCGGGCCCTGGACGGGCTCGATCCGGCGGCCCCCCTGCGGGTGCTGTGGGGCGACCGAGCCCGTGCCGCCCGGGCGGAGGTGACCCCAGCTGTGCTGCAGAGCCCCTACCGGGCGGAGGTGATCGCCAGCCTGCGCCCGCGGGTGGAGGCGCAACTGGCCGCCATCACCGCCCGCTTCCGTCAGGGCGGCATCCTGTTCCTGACCCCCGAGGGCCGGATGAGCGCCTCCGGTGCCATTGGCCGGCTGCGCCTGCTGTGGGACCGCTTGGCCCCGTTGGCACGGGCGGTGGTGGGGGTGGCGGTGACCTATGATCCTTGGGCGCCGGGTCCCCTCACCTGCTATTGCCGGCTGATACCCATCCCTGCCGGGGCGGACCTACAACAGCGGCTGGCGGCCGCGCGTCCGGTGGTGCCGAGCCAGGTTTGGGCCCGGGTCTTCCGCCGGCATCCGCAGGGGGTGGCGGACCGGCAGCAGGCCCTGAAGGCGGCGCTGGCCCTGGTGGATCGGCTGCCGCGCAGGGCCCTGGCAGCCCCTCTGTTGCGGGATCCGCAGGCCGCTCTGGTGCGCAGCTGGGAGCAGGCGCGGCGGGCGGGAGCGGTGGTGGCCCGCCCGGGGGGCGGGTTCGGCTGGCGGCCGGTGCAGGACCGCCGCTTCCCTCTGGCCGGCGACCTGGTGGCGTACCTCGACCGCATGCTGGCCGAGAGCGAAGCCGCCTGGGCGGCGGAGGCCGCGGTTCAGTAG
- the lysCA gene encoding aspartokinase II alpha subunit (aa 1->408) (Evidence 2a : Function from experimental evidences in other organisms; PubMedId : 1980002, 2837491, 2981221, 2981222, 8757727, 9851048, 14597663; Product type e : enzyme), protein MLLVQKFGGSSLATTDHIRRVAERVARTVAEGHQVVVVVSAMGDSTDDLLAKARDLSTTLPPREMDALLATGEMQSIALMAMALETAGVPARSFTGPQAGIRTDGQHGNARITGVEPRRLRQALALGLTPVVAGFQGEGPDGDITTLGRGGSDLTAIALAGALEADRCEIYSDVAGVFTADPRVVPDAAKLAHLPYSDMLELAAQGAQVLQTKAVEYAWDRNVTIHARSTFEEEDPGTVIDGHPSVTLSPVTAVALNTHIAKIGLTGVPDAPGVAARLFEALAAKGINVDLIIQSLSHDQLNDMAFTVAEADTDRAVAEAERVLAELHGRAVVVDRGVAKVSAVGTGMLGRPGVAARVFRALADAGINIELIGTSEIKISCLIAREHAHRALKAVHEAFNLGEGAIQVEE, encoded by the coding sequence GTGCTGTTAGTGCAGAAGTTCGGCGGCAGTTCATTGGCCACCACCGACCATATCCGGCGGGTGGCAGAACGGGTGGCACGCACGGTGGCGGAAGGTCACCAGGTAGTGGTAGTGGTCTCGGCCATGGGGGACAGCACCGACGACCTTCTGGCCAAGGCGCGGGACCTCAGTACCACCCTGCCTCCGCGGGAGATGGACGCCCTCCTGGCGACGGGGGAGATGCAGAGCATCGCCCTCATGGCCATGGCCCTGGAGACGGCCGGGGTACCGGCGCGCTCTTTCACCGGGCCGCAGGCTGGCATCCGCACCGATGGGCAGCACGGCAACGCCCGCATCACGGGGGTGGAACCCCGACGGCTGCGGCAGGCCCTGGCCCTCGGCCTCACCCCGGTGGTGGCCGGCTTTCAAGGGGAGGGCCCCGACGGCGACATCACCACCCTGGGGCGGGGCGGGTCCGACCTGACCGCGATCGCCCTGGCCGGTGCCCTGGAGGCCGACCGCTGCGAGATCTACTCGGACGTGGCGGGGGTCTTCACCGCTGATCCGCGGGTGGTCCCGGATGCCGCCAAACTGGCCCACCTGCCCTATTCGGACATGCTGGAACTGGCGGCCCAGGGCGCGCAGGTGCTGCAGACTAAGGCAGTCGAATACGCCTGGGACCGCAACGTCACCATCCATGCCCGGTCGACCTTCGAGGAGGAGGACCCCGGGACGGTCATCGACGGCCATCCGTCGGTGACCTTGAGCCCGGTGACGGCCGTGGCGCTCAACACCCACATCGCCAAGATCGGGCTCACCGGGGTGCCCGACGCCCCCGGGGTGGCGGCCCGGCTGTTCGAGGCGCTGGCGGCCAAGGGCATCAACGTGGACCTTATCATCCAGTCCCTGTCCCACGACCAGCTCAACGACATGGCCTTCACGGTGGCGGAGGCTGACACCGACCGGGCGGTGGCGGAAGCAGAGCGGGTGCTGGCGGAACTGCACGGGCGTGCAGTGGTGGTGGACCGCGGGGTGGCCAAGGTGTCGGCGGTGGGCACCGGGATGCTGGGCCGGCCGGGGGTGGCGGCCCGGGTCTTTCGCGCCCTGGCGGATGCGGGTATCAACATTGAGCTCATCGGCACCTCCGAGATCAAGATTTCCTGCCTGATTGCGCGCGAACATGCCCATCGGGCCCTGAAAGCGGTCCATGAGGCCTTCAACCTGGGGGAGGGCGCCATCCAGGTTGAGGAGTAA
- a CDS encoding conserved protein of unknown function (Evidence 4 : Unknown function but conserved in other organisms), whose protein sequence is MRHLLVLDPALRARLEAGSRQPLVWWAADRRPPYGVVQPGDLVYLRAPGRPLSGLATVGRVLFLRNLSPAFLRRLWPVLAPLTGAGPAPGPAELGAHYASVIWFATLDAIRPPLEPAEALALGLPPLPGGRGAWRLWEDGTAAP, encoded by the coding sequence ATGCGGCATCTGCTGGTGCTGGACCCTGCGCTGCGGGCCCGTCTGGAGGCGGGCAGCCGCCAGCCGCTGGTGTGGTGGGCGGCCGACCGCCGGCCCCCTTACGGGGTGGTGCAACCCGGGGACCTGGTCTACCTGCGGGCACCCGGCCGGCCCTTATCCGGCCTCGCGACCGTCGGCCGGGTCCTCTTCCTCCGCAACCTTTCCCCCGCTTTCCTGCGCCGGCTGTGGCCCGTGCTAGCCCCCTTGACAGGGGCCGGCCCGGCGCCGGGACCTGCCGAGCTGGGCGCCCACTATGCGAGCGTGATCTGGTTTGCTACCCTGGATGCCATCCGGCCTCCTCTGGAGCCTGCCGAGGCCCTGGCCCTGGGCCTGCCGCCCCTGCCGGGCGGCCGCGGGGCCTGGCGGCTCTGGGAGGATGGGACCGCAGCACCCTGA
- a CDS encoding Thioesterase, translated as MPCDREEGFVDLERDGHRWIYLVPMRVRFAETDANRHVSQASYVLYFEDARTRFLEAMARRLGDESGNTFSWWGQGSSTVIVNQFVEYVRPAFYGQWLLVLVRPERVGRSSLDLAYLIVPCDRDQEVLTRGTTRVVRIDAASGHSLPWPPAFAPAVAALMGREP; from the coding sequence ATGCCCTGCGACCGCGAGGAAGGCTTCGTGGACCTGGAGCGGGACGGCCATCGCTGGATTTACCTGGTACCCATGCGGGTCCGCTTCGCGGAGACCGACGCCAACCGCCACGTGAGCCAGGCCAGCTATGTGCTCTACTTTGAGGACGCCCGCACCCGCTTCCTGGAGGCTATGGCCCGCCGCCTGGGGGATGAAAGCGGTAACACCTTCTCCTGGTGGGGTCAGGGCAGTTCCACTGTGATTGTCAACCAGTTCGTGGAATACGTGCGCCCGGCCTTCTACGGCCAATGGCTGCTCGTCCTGGTGCGGCCGGAACGCGTGGGCCGCTCCAGCCTCGACCTCGCCTATTTGATCGTGCCCTGCGACCGCGACCAGGAGGTACTGACCCGCGGCACCACCCGGGTGGTACGCATCGACGCCGCCAGCGGCCATAGCCTGCCCTGGCCCCCTGCCTTCGCCCCCGCGGTCGCCGCCCTCATGGGCAGGGAACCCTGA
- a CDS encoding conserved protein of unknown function (Evidence 4 : Unknown function but conserved in other organisms), with product MAVWVGIDLDGTLLDHPYWHLHLSPWLTRTARRHGLDRTALWQRLQAESRRRWRAGDWLGAMDWAAMAAGLGLHLPDPGRPPAGAVSRLVMPGADRLLLHWTARGLRLVLVSNGLWRNQRPYLEALGWLEVFAGVVTPDRTGVAKPDPRAFAAAGRPLAWHLGDQLYQDVLGARRAGVPAMQILHLVQDAPLDPLAPQRVAPDLTVEDLEQARVLGLLLVARAGAVRRLRVPCP from the coding sequence GTGGCGGTGTGGGTGGGCATCGACCTGGACGGCACCCTGCTCGACCATCCCTACTGGCACCTGCACCTGTCGCCCTGGCTGACCCGGACCGCCCGCCGCCATGGTCTGGACCGTACCGCACTGTGGCAGCGGCTGCAGGCCGAGTCCCGCCGCCGGTGGCGGGCGGGCGACTGGCTGGGGGCGATGGACTGGGCGGCCATGGCAGCCGGGCTGGGGCTCCACCTCCCGGATCCGGGGCGGCCGCCGGCGGGGGCGGTGAGCCGGCTGGTGATGCCGGGGGCCGACCGCCTGCTGCTCCACTGGACCGCGCGCGGCCTGCGTCTGGTGCTGGTCTCCAACGGCCTCTGGCGGAACCAGCGCCCGTATCTGGAGGCCCTGGGCTGGCTGGAGGTATTTGCGGGGGTGGTCACCCCCGACCGCACCGGGGTGGCCAAGCCCGACCCGCGCGCCTTTGCGGCGGCGGGGCGGCCCTTGGCCTGGCACCTGGGGGACCAGCTGTATCAGGACGTGCTGGGTGCCCGCCGCGCCGGGGTGCCGGCCATGCAGATCCTGCACCTGGTCCAGGATGCCCCGCTCGATCCCCTGGCCCCGCAGCGGGTGGCGCCGGATCTGACGGTGGAGGACCTCGAGCAGGCCCGGGTGCTGGGGTTATTGCTGGTGGCGCGGGCCGGCGCCGTCCGCCGTCTCAGGGTTCCCTGCCCATGA
- the yabR gene encoding putative RNA degradation protein; polyribonucleotide nucleotidyltransferase or phosphorylase (Evidence 3 : Putative function from multiple computational evidences; PubMedId : 9862121, 15066026, 16014871, 22720735; Product type e : enzyme) codes for MAPEEIEEVGVGKIVEGTVTGIAPFGAFVALPNGKTGLVHISEIADVYVRDIKDFVKENDRVKVKILSMDENGKIGLSIRQAQPGASATREREGDRRARRGRSDRGTGGHASFEDKLARFMRESEDRLHDLRRSTDAKRGGRGAGR; via the coding sequence ATGGCGCCTGAAGAAATTGAAGAAGTTGGGGTCGGCAAAATTGTAGAGGGCACCGTGACCGGCATTGCGCCGTTCGGTGCGTTCGTCGCCCTTCCCAACGGCAAGACGGGTCTCGTCCACATCTCGGAGATCGCGGACGTCTATGTGCGCGATATCAAGGACTTTGTGAAGGAAAACGACCGCGTCAAAGTCAAGATCCTTTCGATGGACGAGAACGGCAAGATTGGCCTCTCGATTCGACAGGCCCAACCGGGCGCCAGCGCCACCCGGGAACGGGAGGGCGACCGGCGGGCCCGGCGCGGGCGGAGCGACCGGGGCACCGGCGGCCATGCTTCGTTCGAGGATAAGCTGGCCCGCTTTATGCGGGAAAGCGAGGATCGCCTACATGACCTGCGGCGCAGCACCGATGCCAAGCGCGGAGGGCGCGGCGCAGGACGCTGA
- a CDS encoding conserved protein of unknown function (Evidence 4 : Unknown function but conserved in other organisms), with amino-acid sequence MVKRKRRWRVRWWRLAGILILGSFAVDSGRSLAAWWRLQQQQAVLERRLAVTRAQTAALNQAIREVQSPADLKAMLTGQRPLPVTPPSWP; translated from the coding sequence ATGGTGAAGCGTAAGCGGCGTTGGCGGGTCCGGTGGTGGCGGCTGGCGGGTATCCTGATCCTGGGGTCTTTTGCGGTGGATAGCGGACGGTCGCTGGCCGCCTGGTGGCGGTTGCAGCAGCAGCAGGCGGTGCTGGAGCGCCGACTGGCGGTGACGCGGGCCCAGACGGCGGCCCTGAACCAGGCCATCCGGGAGGTCCAGAGCCCGGCGGACCTCAAGGCCATGTTGACCGGGCAACGGCCGTTGCCGGTCACGCCCCCCTCCTGGCCGTAG
- a CDS encoding RNA polymerase subunit sigma-70 — protein MRLEIRGLERLSFRERQVVALKETGANNETVARRLGLSPATVATLYTRAKSKGYQVVLVVEGDPLALFPGAEDGGDEEGTDGEA, from the coding sequence ATGCGGCTGGAGATCCGGGGATTGGAACGCCTGTCCTTCCGGGAACGGCAGGTGGTGGCCCTCAAGGAAACGGGGGCCAACAATGAGACGGTGGCCCGCCGGCTGGGCCTCTCCCCGGCCACGGTTGCCACCCTCTATACCCGCGCCAAGAGCAAGGGCTACCAGGTGGTCCTGGTGGTGGAGGGCGATCCCTTGGCCCTCTTCCCGGGTGCGGAGGACGGCGGGGACGAGGAGGGGACGGATGGTGAAGCGTAA
- a CDS encoding conserved membrane protein of unknown function (Evidence 4 : Unknown function but conserved in other organisms), translating into MTTAAALAVMAQLVLAGMAGGLLLTVWEAARGVWRMPALVAHALDALSGLTAGLVAVAALAWVDWLVIRAWYLAAVAAGYALWVAAGRPWALPVLETGFRWQVRLTAWAGAPVRWAVRGVAAGGRRLSRLLRRRPKTPPSL; encoded by the coding sequence ATGACCACGGCGGCGGCGCTGGCGGTGATGGCGCAGCTGGTCCTGGCCGGTATGGCAGGCGGCCTGCTGCTGACGGTGTGGGAGGCGGCGCGGGGCGTCTGGCGGATGCCGGCGCTGGTGGCTCATGCCCTGGATGCGCTGAGCGGCCTGACGGCGGGACTGGTGGCGGTGGCGGCCCTCGCCTGGGTGGACTGGCTGGTCATCCGGGCCTGGTACCTGGCGGCCGTGGCCGCCGGCTACGCCCTGTGGGTCGCGGCCGGCCGGCCCTGGGCCCTGCCGGTGCTGGAGACCGGCTTCCGCTGGCAGGTGCGGCTGACGGCGTGGGCGGGGGCCCCCGTGCGCTGGGCCGTGCGGGGCGTCGCCGCCGGGGGCCGCCGCCTCTCGCGCCTGCTGCGCCGCCGCCCAAAAACCCCGCCCTCCCTGTGA
- a CDS encoding conserved protein of unknown function (Evidence 4 : Unknown function but conserved in other organisms), producing the protein MAEDKRPHQLRLVSRQLLEIDGVTHVDSFDDDTIVLATEMGTLAIHGHNLRIQHLDLEHGTFQAAGEFNGLDYSQRRQGKPRTGWQRLLR; encoded by the coding sequence GTGGCCGAAGACAAGCGTCCCCACCAGTTGCGCCTGGTGAGCCGGCAGCTGCTCGAGATTGATGGCGTCACCCACGTAGACAGCTTTGATGACGACACCATCGTCCTGGCCACCGAGATGGGTACCCTGGCCATTCACGGCCACAACCTGCGCATTCAGCACCTGGACCTCGAGCACGGGACCTTCCAGGCAGCGGGCGAATTCAACGGGCTCGACTATAGCCAGCGGCGGCAGGGCAAGCCGCGCACCGGCTGGCAACGGCTGCTGCGCTGA
- the hslR gene encoding ribosomal RNA binding protein involved in 50S recycling; heat shock protein (Evidence 2a : Function from experimental evidences in other organisms; PubMedId : 10675343, 10675344, 19013177; Product type f : factor), producing the protein MRLDKYLKVSRLVKRRTVAKELCDAGQVWVNGHLAKAATEVEVGDRIELHTPRGPVTVEVTAVREHVPAVEADSLYRRL; encoded by the coding sequence ATGCGCCTGGACAAGTACCTGAAGGTGAGCCGGCTGGTGAAGCGGCGGACGGTAGCCAAGGAATTATGCGACGCGGGCCAGGTCTGGGTGAATGGTCACCTGGCCAAGGCCGCTACCGAGGTGGAGGTGGGGGACCGCATCGAGCTGCACACGCCCCGGGGCCCGGTGACGGTGGAGGTGACGGCGGTGCGGGAGCACGTACCGGCGGTGGAAGCTGATTCCCTGTACCGGCGCCTTTAG
- the hbs gene encoding non-specific DNA-binding protein HBsu (Evidence 2a : Function from experimental evidences in other organisms; PubMedId : 1382620, 9106208, 10224127, 10231583, 10715001, 11931565, 19210617; Product type f : factor): MNKAELIADVAERAGMSKKDAERAVNAMVESIEQALTNGERVSLVGFGTFEVRTRAARVGRNPRTGASLEISSSKVPAFKAGKALKDSVAAR; this comes from the coding sequence GTGAATAAGGCCGAGCTGATCGCGGACGTGGCCGAGCGTGCGGGGATGAGCAAGAAGGATGCCGAACGGGCGGTCAACGCCATGGTGGAGTCCATCGAACAGGCGTTGACCAACGGGGAGCGGGTATCCCTGGTGGGGTTCGGCACCTTTGAGGTCCGGACCCGGGCGGCGCGGGTGGGCCGCAACCCGCGGACCGGGGCCTCCCTGGAGATTTCGAGCAGCAAGGTCCCCGCCTTCAAGGCCGGCAAGGCCCTGAAGGATTCGGTGGCTGCCCGCTAG